The Helicobacter anatolicus genomic interval AATTTATATCGATTATTCATGGGGTGGATGATGGGGCTCGAACCCACGACCCTCAGAGCCACAACCTGATGCTCTAACCAACTGAGCTACATCCACCACAAACAATAACAACAAGACAATGGTCGGGGCGAAAGGATTCGAACCTTCGACCCCTTGGTCCCAAACCAAGTGCGCTAACCAGACTGCGCTACGCCCCGATAAGTCTTAAGCCATGATTATACACTAAGTTTGCTATTTTTGTCAAGATTTTAAAACTAATCTTTGCTTGCAAGATCAAGCAATGTTTCTAGCGCTTGTTGTGTAATCTCTTGCAATGCAGCAACATCTTTTTGCTCCTTGCTTTTATGGATTATACCTGCTTTTTGGGTATTAAATTTTTCATCCCTGATGCTATAACCTAGTTCAATAGATGCGCTATTATCCATAAAACCTAAAAATAGAAGATTGATTGTTATAGATTTTTTATATTTAGTAACACTGCGTCCTAAGATTATACATTTTTTATAAGCCTTTTTGTAAAGAATATTTTTAATCATTTCTTTAGGATTGTCGAGCCATTGAATATTTTCTATAGTGATAATAGTACCATCGGATTTTTTCTGAAAAATATTTTTATTATCCAAAAAAGAATAGCTTGAGATTCCATCAATTTGAATAGTAGAAAATTCTTTGCACACAGTAGTTTCTAGTTTTTGTGTATCTAAATCATAGTAAGTTTTTTTAGGTAATTCTGTTTTAATTTTGATATTAAGACAGCCTGCAAACATTAAAGTGGTTAGAATGATATAAAAGTATCTTTTCATCTTTTCTGCTCCCCAAAAAGAGTATTGTAAGGATCTTTTTCAAATTTATTCAAAACATCGCTACCAAGTTTAAAAAATTGATCAATATAATTTAGCGAATGATCAATTCTTAAAATCAATGGACTTAGAATTTCGCGAGCATTGTAATCTCCATTTGAAAGTTGATGATTGAGTGTGTCTGTAAGTGTATTGAGATTTTGTGCAAGTTTGTCAATGTGATCTTGTGTTTGATTGAGATTTTGACTGAGATTTTGCACGCTGTCAATGATATGCGAGATTCTAGAAATATTATTTTGACTTAAAAGGGTTTTGAAACTTTTGAGAAGAATTAATACTTCCTTGCTAGCCTCATCAGCCTTTAGGGTGAGTTTTCCAAAAATATTGGGCTCAAAATTCAAGATCGCATCTTTTTTATTTTTTATAACCTCTTCTTGATTGCTTTGTTTAAGGGATAGGAAATTTAATCCAGCTAATCCTTGAGAATCTACACTGAGTGTAGAGCCCTTTTTGACAGGAATATGTTTTTTGATTTTTACGATAATTTTTACCATACCAATTTGTTTGTCATCAAAGCCAATGTGGCTAATGCTACCAATATTAATCCCCTTGTATCTCACAGGAGTGTTAATACTTAGACCAGTAATGTCATGATCTGTGTAGATATTGTAAAAAAAGTAATCCTTATCATCAAAGTTGTATCTACCTAATGTAATAATAAAAACCACTAATGCGGTTAAAATAGAAAAGAAAATAATCCCAATTAGAGTAAAATTTATACGTCTTTCCAAAATTTCTCTCCTCGTGTGCTATTAAATAAATTATCTTTATCCAGTTTGTTTGTTCGTGCAAAATAGCTAAACTCTTGCAGATTTCCTTCAAAACTAATTTTACCTTCTTTTAATAAAATGAAACGATCAGTAATATTTTTAATTGTATCTAGATCATGTGTAATTATGACAACACTAAAAGGATTGCTATCTTTAAGTTCAGTGATAAGGTTATCAAATCTCTCTGCACTCAAAGGATCTAGACCGCTAGTAGGTTCATCTAAAAATAAAATTTCAGGGTTTAAAACCATAGCTCTTGCAAGCCCTACGCGTTTTTTCATACCGCCACTAAGCTCATAGGGGTAGAGATTGTAAGTTTTTGGTCCTAGTCCTACGCGATCTAACCACATTTTTGAAATTTCTGTGATAATTTTTGGTGGATAGTTGCTATATTCTTCAAGCATTACTCCTACATTTTCCAAGACACTTAACGAACTAAAAAGTGCACCAAATTGAAAAAGCACACCACAGCGTTGGATTAGTCGCGTGCGTTCTAGTAAATTCATTTGGTGGATATTTTGATCAAAAATTTTGATTTCACCACTTTTGGGTTGATTGAGCATGATGAGTGCAGAAAGTAGTGTGCTTTTGCCGCTCCCACTCCCACCAAGAATAGCAAAAGTCTCATACTCATAGATTTTGAAACTGATATTATTATGGATAATCGTGTCACCATAAGCAGTTGTAAGATTATTGACTTCAATGACTGCTTTTTTCATAAATCTAACCTTGTAAAAACGATAGAAAAAATTGCATTGATAAAGATAATCCAAAACAATGCATTCACAACACTAATTGTCGTGGCTTTGCCTACTTGTTCAGTATCTCCATAAACTTGCAATCCTCTAAAAGTTCCTACCAATGCTACAGCAGCACCAAAAAATGGTGCTTTGATAATTCCTACTAAAAAATTATTCCATCCTACTGTTTCATAAAATCTTTCAATATATTGTAAAAAACTAATTCCCAAGTGTGCTTTAATTGCAAGCATACCAGCAAAAATACTTGCAATATCGGCTAAAAATACCATAAGGGGCATGACAACAACCAGTGCTAAGAATCTAGGAATAACTAAAAAATCAATAAGATTAAGATTCATTACACGCATAGCATTGCTTTCTTCTGTGATATTCATTACCCCAATTTGTGCAGTATAGCTTGAAGCACTTCTTCCTGCGATAACAAGTGCTAAGACAAAAGGTCCCATTTCTCGCAAAGAGAGTTTTGCAGTGGTGTCAATGCTTAGAAGCGGTGCCCCCATGCTTTGGAGTTGGATGGCTCCTTGTAGTGTAATTGCGCCTCCCACGATAAATGAAGTAAGCAGGGAGACAGGCAGTGCTTTAAATCCAGATTCGTTTAAGTGGTAGCAAAAAGATTGAAATCGGAATCTTTTAGGGTTTAAGATACAAAGATAGATATGAAAAAGCATAAGGCCAAAAAAATTCGTAAATTCGTTGATATCACGAAGAAAATTACAAATTCTTTTTCCAAAAATCGCAAAAATTCCATAAGGTTTTGGGATAGGTTGATGTGTAGAATCATAAAAATTATTAAGAGCTTTAATGTGGGATTCAATGCTTTTATTCGCATTTTGATATGAGAGAATATTGGCATTTAGGAAAATAAAAGTTGTGGCATTAAAATCCATTTTTGTAGTTTGAGAAAAATCAAGCACAATTTTTGGATATTTTTGTGCCATATTTTTAAAGTCCTGCAATAGGGAGTTTGGTAGGGTAAAATCCCATATTCCTTTGATAAAAACAATTGTTGCATCTTTTTGATGCGTGACTTCAAAACTAGCTTGTAATCCCATAAATCTTCTTAAGTTTTTAGGTAGAATTATATCAAAAGTTGAAAAATGCTAGGATTTTTATGAGATTAAAAAGAAAAATTTTATGCGTAATAATGTTTTTTTGCGGAATACATGCAGAAAGTTTTTCTGATGATGTGGAAAAGATTCTCAAAGAACAAGAATTAATTAGGCAAAAAAGCGGACAATATTTTTCTATAGGTCTTGGGAGTTCAATTTTAAGATTACAACAAATTTCTCATGGAAAAATGGCTTACGCTCCTATCATGTTGTCTTTAAAGGCTGGGAATCAAACATTTTTTACAAAAAATGTGGGAATTAGAGGTTTTTTTAGCCTTGATACGTATAGTGATAATATCAATTATACTTTTCAAAAACCTTCATATAATTCGCTTTTTATGTTTTTTTCTTTGGGTATTGACTTGATCACAGAATTTGCACTAACAAAAAATAACAAGCATTTCTTGGGGACATTTTTTGGTTTAGGTGGTGGGGCAGTTATTTATACTGATAATCAAAGTTATACTTTTTTTAAAGATGCATTTTTAAGTGCAGGATTTATTGTGGAGGCAGGGATAGATTTTACAATCAATATTAAACATAGAATTAGCCTTGGGGTAAAGATTACGCCTATACAAAAAAAATGGTCTCCTTCTATTGTCAAACAGACAGATTTTTTACCTTTTATTAATTATCAATATAAATTTGGCAGGGATATTTTTAGCGGAAAAAAAGATTAGAAAATATTATTATAGTTGTAAATTAATATTTTAGGGCATGTGGCTTATAAACAAGCATTTTATCACAATTAGAGCATATATAGCTTGGTGTGCAAATCTAAGTAAGTAATTTGTTTGTAAATGAGATGGTTAGAGAAAGTGGTTTTATTTGTATCTTATATTTTTTACAAATAATGCTGTTTTTAATCTTATAATCTTTTTAGTTACTGCTAAAAATAGCATTACTATATTATTGGAATATTGACAAATTCTATCCCCAGTAAAAATTTTTAATATTTCCATGTGTTTCTTTGATAGCAAAATTTCTTGATTTTATTTTGTCTTTGTGCTATATTCCACATAAAGGATAGATAAAAGGTAGGGCAATGGCTAGAGCTTTAAGGTATGATCATAACAAAGCAATAAATGGCAATCAAAAAATAGATGGGGTTAGTGAGTATGAAGAATTAAGAAGAATTCTTTTTAATGATGAAATAAAAGGGTTGCAATCAAAACCACAAAGCAAAAAAAATGTGTCTTTTATTAAAGCTCTAGCTATCAAAATTGCAGATTATCTTATAATATACCCTATTGGCACTTGCTATGCTATTGGTTTTTTTATTTTTTGTGCTCTTTCATTTGCTCTTGCATTTCCTCTTGTTTTAGTGCTTTTACCACTTCTTTTATTATGGCAGTTTTCTAGCCCTGTGCTCATGCCTATTTTATTGCCTATTTGGGAATTTTTAAAGGGGGCAGGCAAGATTGTTGGAGGGCTTATTCTTGCTTTAATAACAATACCACTGATTTGCCTGTATATTATTGCAGCACCTCTATATGCCATAATATGCTTATTTGGCATTATTGGATTGTTTTTTTCTATACTCTCTTAATCCTCTAAATCTGCATAAGTGTAGCTATTGTTTTCAATAGCTCTTTGCACTTCTTGTGCTCCTGCATTAGTATAGATTTGTATTGTTTTATTATCTATGATTTGTTTTTGTGTATGATGGTAAACTTCTTGTAAAGCTTTTTCCAAACCCAGTATAATTTGGGATATATTCTGATAGTTTTAATATTACGCAATTTTCATAAGTAATCATTCTAATCAAAGGATTTAAACTTAAATTAATGAGATAATTCTAATTTGATCTATTTTTTGTCAACTTAATCTCTTTATAAATTCGAATAATTTCAGAAAAAATTTGATTTTCATATTTTTGATTATTTTTTAAGAAATGTGAGTAGATAAAATTTTATCCAGATTTTGTAGCACTGCTAAAAGCATTGTTTTTTTGTTGAGTGATTGTTGAGATTTTTTATTGTATTTGTATTATTTTTTTGTTTTCATGAGGAAAATGTATAAAAATTTTTTTGAACTTGTTTTTATTTTTTTGTTTTTAAAATAGGAATTTGTATAATTAAACATTAGTTTGTAATTAGGGAAGAAAATGTCAAAATTTATGCTTTATTCTGCTTATGCTCCTGCTGGAGATCAGGCACAAGCGATTGAAAAATTAACAGATTCTATACAAAAGGGTAATCGGTATCAAACCTTAATTGGTGTTACAGGTAGTGGTAAGACTTTTAGTATGGCAAACATTATTGCAAAGCTCAATATGCCTACTTTGATTATGAGTCATAATAAAACTCTTTGTGCACAACTTTATAGTGAATTTAAGGGGTTTTTTCCAAAAAATCATGTAGAGTATTTTATTTCACATTTTGATTATTATCAGCCTGAAGCTTATATTCCACGTAGGGATTTGTTTATCGAAAAAGATTCTAGTATTAATGAAGATTTAGAGCGTTTGAGATTGAGTGCTACAACTTCGCTTTTAGCATATGATGATGTGATTGTAGTGGCGAGTGTATCTGCAAATTATGGTCTTGGAAATCCTGCAGAATATCTTACTATGATTGAAAAAATTGAAGTGGGAGAAAGGCGTAATTATAAAGAATTTTTACTCAAACTTGTAGATATGGGGTATAGTAGAAATGATAGTTTTTTTGAAAGGGGAAATTTTCGTGTAAATGGGGAGTGTGTGGATATTTTTCCTGCATATAATGAAATAGAATTTGTGCGTATAGAGTTTTTTGGCGATGAGGTTGAGAGGATTGCATTGTTTGATAGTATTGAGCGTCAGGAAATAAAAAAAATAGATTCTTATGTGGTGTATGCAGCAAATCAATTTATTGTGGGTTATGAGCGTCAAAAAATTGCTTTGAAAAATATTGAAGAGGAGTTGCATCAAAGGCTTGCTTTTTATGAAAAAGAAGGTAGAATGATTGAACATTCTAGGCTAAAGGGGCGTACAGAGTTTGATTTGGAAATGATGCAGGCAAGTGGAATTTGCAAGGGGATTGAGAATTATGCAAGACATCTTACAGGAAAAAAAGAGGGGGAGACCCCTTTTTCTTTATTGGACTATTTTGAGCAAAAGAAAAAGCCTTATTTGGTAATTGTAGATGAATCTCATGTTTCTTTACCACAATTTGGTGGAATGTATGCGGGTGATAGGAGTAGAAAAGAAGTATTGGTAGAATATGGTTTTAGATTGCCTAGTGCACTAGATAATCGTCCTTTAAAATTTGAAGAATTTATCAATAAAGCGCCACATTTTTTATTTGTTTCAGCTACCCCAGCACAAAAAGAATTAGAATTGAGTAATGAAAATATTGCAGAGCAAATTATCCGTCCAACAGGGCTTTTGGATCCTGTATATGAGGTAAGGGATAGTGATAATCAAGTGTTAGATTTATTTGATGAAATCAAAAAAGTTGTGGCAAAGAAGGAGAGGGTGTTGATTACAACATTGACTAAAAAAATGGCAGAAGAATTGAGTAAGTATTATGCGGAGCTGGGACTAAAAATTGAATATATGCATAGTGAGATTGATGCTATTGAGCGCAATCATTTGATACGAGCATTGCGGCTTGGGGAGTTTGATATTTTGGTGGGGATTAATCTTTTAAGAGAGGGGTTAGATTTACCAGAAGTGAGCTTGATTGCGATTATGGATGCAGATAAAGAAGGTTTTTTGCGTAGTGAGACAAGCCTTATTCAAACCATGGGAAGGGCAGCAAGAAATGTTAATGGCAAGGTGATTTTTTATGCTAAAAAAATTACACAAAGTATGCAAAAGGCAATGGATATTACAGACTATCGTCGCAAAAAACAACAAGAACATAATAAAAAATACAATATTATTCCAAAATCTGTTGCAAGGAATCTTGAAGAGGAGCTAAAGTTAGAATCTAGTGCAAATCTTTATGTAAAACTAGATAAGAAAAATAAGATTCCAAAGGCTGAGCGTGATAATATTATTAAAGAATTGAATAAAAAAATGTTGGAAGCAGCAAAAAAACTTGATTTTGAAGAAGCAGCAAGATTGCGTGATGAGATTGCAAGAATTAGAAGCATGTAGTAAGATATTTATTATAAATATAAAAAGATAGATAGATTTAAGTAGATTGACTAGAGGTTTTGTAATATTTGTGTAGAGTGATATAAAAAGGGCTGAATTGCTATGTTTATAAAAGATAGTATAAGCTAGAGAGTGAAAAATATATTGTGGTATTTGTCATAGAATTATTGTATTTTGATTAGTTTTTTAACTATATAATTGTAATAACCATTTTTATTATGGTGATAATTTTAATATTTTTTGGAGGTTTCCATTGATAAAAATAATTAGTGTATTGGCGATTTGCGGATTTCTTTTTGGCGCAGATTTTTCTAAAGTCAGCAATGACGATATGGCAAAAATGGCAGGAAAAGTCAATGCCAAAGATTATGTGGATTATTTTTTAGAATTACAAAAAAGATTTGAAAAAATGACAAAAGATGAGTTGAAGAATTTTCGTAAAGCAATCCATGATTTTAAAGAAAAAAATCAAGAAAATATGACACTAAAAGAATTGAAAGAAAAAAGAGCAGAGATATTGAAAAATGTTGAAGAAAAAGTAAAAAGTATTAGCAAGGAAGAATGCAAAAAAACCAGACTTTGTGATTTATATAAACATTTGCGATCTGACAAGCATGAATGCTTAGTGAAAGAAGAAAAAAAGCATCATAAAAAACATAAAAAAGAAACAAAACAAGAGCAATAATTCCTCTTCCTAATTCTTTGAGATTGTGAATCTTACTATATAATTTATACATGGATTTGTTGTTATTTATGACTAAGATGATCGATCTCTAAGTATTTAAAGGAAAAATATGAAAATCACATTAAGACATTATACTCCTCTAGAAGTGTGTTCATTGGCAATTAGGACTTGTTGGCAAAGCTTTGATAAGAGTGATAATGGCGGTGAAAAAGATTTAGCCTTAATTGATAGGGTGGGCAATAAGAATAAGCATTCTAGCACTTTAGAGCATTTGTACTACAATTTTTATATTCAAGGAATTTCTAGGGCTTGTTTGCAAGAATTGGCAAGACATAGAATAAGTAGTTTTAGTGTGAAATCTAGTAGATACACGCTTAAAGAACTTAGAGAATGTCAAAGTTTTTTACCTATAAA includes:
- a CDS encoding DUF1104 domain-containing protein, whose translation is MIKIISVLAICGFLFGADFSKVSNDDMAKMAGKVNAKDYVDYFLELQKRFEKMTKDELKNFRKAIHDFKEKNQENMTLKELKEKRAEILKNVEEKVKSISKEECKKTRLCDLYKHLRSDKHECLVKEEKKHHKKHKKETKQEQ
- a CDS encoding outer membrane beta-barrel protein, which produces MRLKRKILCVIMFFCGIHAESFSDDVEKILKEQELIRQKSGQYFSIGLGSSILRLQQISHGKMAYAPIMLSLKAGNQTFFTKNVGIRGFFSLDTYSDNINYTFQKPSYNSLFMFFSLGIDLITEFALTKNNKHFLGTFFGLGGGAVIYTDNQSYTFFKDAFLSAGFIVEAGIDFTINIKHRISLGVKITPIQKKWSPSIVKQTDFLPFINYQYKFGRDIFSGKKD
- the uvrB gene encoding excinuclease ABC subunit UvrB; amino-acid sequence: MSKFMLYSAYAPAGDQAQAIEKLTDSIQKGNRYQTLIGVTGSGKTFSMANIIAKLNMPTLIMSHNKTLCAQLYSEFKGFFPKNHVEYFISHFDYYQPEAYIPRRDLFIEKDSSINEDLERLRLSATTSLLAYDDVIVVASVSANYGLGNPAEYLTMIEKIEVGERRNYKEFLLKLVDMGYSRNDSFFERGNFRVNGECVDIFPAYNEIEFVRIEFFGDEVERIALFDSIERQEIKKIDSYVVYAANQFIVGYERQKIALKNIEEELHQRLAFYEKEGRMIEHSRLKGRTEFDLEMMQASGICKGIENYARHLTGKKEGETPFSLLDYFEQKKKPYLVIVDESHVSLPQFGGMYAGDRSRKEVLVEYGFRLPSALDNRPLKFEEFINKAPHFLFVSATPAQKELELSNENIAEQIIRPTGLLDPVYEVRDSDNQVLDLFDEIKKVVAKKERVLITTLTKKMAEELSKYYAELGLKIEYMHSEIDAIERNHLIRALRLGEFDILVGINLLREGLDLPEVSLIAIMDADKEGFLRSETSLIQTMGRAARNVNGKVIFYAKKITQSMQKAMDITDYRRKKQQEHNKKYNIIPKSVARNLEEELKLESSANLYVKLDKKNKIPKAERDNIIKELNKKMLEAAKKLDFEEAARLRDEIARIRSM
- a CDS encoding ABC transporter ATP-binding protein; this encodes MKKAVIEVNNLTTAYGDTIIHNNISFKIYEYETFAILGGSGSGKSTLLSALIMLNQPKSGEIKIFDQNIHQMNLLERTRLIQRCGVLFQFGALFSSLSVLENVGVMLEEYSNYPPKIITEISKMWLDRVGLGPKTYNLYPYELSGGMKKRVGLARAMVLNPEILFLDEPTSGLDPLSAERFDNLITELKDSNPFSVVIITHDLDTIKNITDRFILLKEGKISFEGNLQEFSYFARTNKLDKDNLFNSTRGEKFWKDV
- a CDS encoding MlaD family protein, with translation MERRINFTLIGIIFFSILTALVVFIITLGRYNFDDKDYFFYNIYTDHDITGLSINTPVRYKGINIGSISHIGFDDKQIGMVKIIVKIKKHIPVKKGSTLSVDSQGLAGLNFLSLKQSNQEEVIKNKKDAILNFEPNIFGKLTLKADEASKEVLILLKSFKTLLSQNNISRISHIIDSVQNLSQNLNQTQDHIDKLAQNLNTLTDTLNHQLSNGDYNAREILSPLILRIDHSLNYIDQFFKLGSDVLNKFEKDPYNTLFGEQKR
- a CDS encoding MlaE family lipid ABC transporter permease subunit — its product is MGLQASFEVTHQKDATIVFIKGIWDFTLPNSLLQDFKNMAQKYPKIVLDFSQTTKMDFNATTFIFLNANILSYQNANKSIESHIKALNNFYDSTHQPIPKPYGIFAIFGKRICNFLRDINEFTNFFGLMLFHIYLCILNPKRFRFQSFCYHLNESGFKALPVSLLTSFIVGGAITLQGAIQLQSMGAPLLSIDTTAKLSLREMGPFVLALVIAGRSASSYTAQIGVMNITEESNAMRVMNLNLIDFLVIPRFLALVVVMPLMVFLADIASIFAGMLAIKAHLGISFLQYIERFYETVGWNNFLVGIIKAPFFGAAVALVGTFRGLQVYGDTEQVGKATTISVVNALFWIIFINAIFSIVFTRLDL